The following coding sequences are from one Gossypium raimondii isolate GPD5lz chromosome 4, ASM2569854v1, whole genome shotgun sequence window:
- the LOC105780860 gene encoding gibberellin-regulated protein 4 has protein sequence MAKLVAAFFLALIAISMLQVMVLASHGHGGHHYDQKHYGPGSLKSYQCPSQCSRRCSKTQYHKPCMFFCQKCCNKCLCVPPGYYGNKAVCPCYNNWKTKEGGPKCP, from the exons ATGGCAAAACTTGTGGCTGCTTTCTTCTTGGCTCTCATTGCCATCTCCATGCTTCAAGTTATG GTCTTGGCATCGCATGGACATGGAGGTCATCATTATGATCAA AAACATTACGGCCCTGGAAGCCTCAAGAGTTACC AATGTCCATCACAGTGCTCGAGGAGATGCAGCAAAACCCAATACCATAAACCATGCATGTTCTTCTGTCAGAAATGTTGCAACAAATGCCTCTGTGTGCCCCCTGGTTATTATGGGAACAAAGCTGTTTGCCCTTGCTACAACAATTGGAAGACCAAAGAAGGAGGACCCAAGTGCccttaa